From the Halomonas meridiana genome, one window contains:
- a CDS encoding ABC transporter substrate-binding protein, which yields MVNRSIFPAKPYWLVIAFGALLMGMSHASRAQLPFLTINTEEYPPFNFQNAQGEVDGTATRQLRHALESAGIEARFRLLPWARAYTEARLREYHCVYSTTRTPAREPLFHWVGPLVINEWSAFGLVERQLDLAALTHLHEWRVGSFREDAVGDYVASQGVDVLRAPTERENMARLGAGLVDVIVTGRATAEQLAEEANIAIEHLFTFYYAPLYLACHPSVERSVIEQLQRHLDTPPTPRMEPLP from the coding sequence ATGGTTAATCGATCGATCTTTCCCGCCAAGCCCTACTGGCTGGTCATTGCGTTTGGCGCGCTGCTGATGGGCATGAGCCACGCCAGCCGCGCGCAACTCCCGTTTCTCACGATCAATACCGAAGAGTACCCGCCGTTTAATTTTCAAAATGCCCAAGGCGAGGTCGATGGCACCGCCACCCGGCAGCTACGCCATGCGTTGGAGAGCGCCGGGATCGAGGCTCGCTTTCGCCTGCTACCCTGGGCACGCGCCTACACCGAAGCAAGGTTGAGGGAGTATCACTGCGTCTACTCCACCACCCGCACTCCCGCCCGGGAACCGCTATTTCATTGGGTAGGGCCGCTGGTGATCAACGAGTGGTCGGCTTTCGGCTTGGTGGAGCGTCAACTGGACCTAGCCGCGCTTACCCACTTACACGAGTGGCGCGTCGGCAGCTTTCGCGAAGATGCCGTTGGTGATTACGTCGCCAGCCAAGGGGTCGACGTGCTGCGCGCGCCCACCGAACGGGAGAACATGGCTCGGCTGGGCGCCGGGCTCGTGGATGTCATCGTCACCGGACGGGCCACCGCTGAACAGCTGGCGGAAGAAGCAAACATCGCCATCGAACACTTGTTCACCTTCTATTACGCGCCGCTCTACCTCGCCTGCCACCCTAGCGTCGAGCGCAGCGTGATCGAGCAACTGCAGCGCCACTTAGACACACCCCCCACCCCCCGTATGGAGCCTCTGCCTTGA
- a CDS encoding PLDc N-terminal domain-containing protein, with product MGIEVGGLLGLIWLVIVVWAIVKVAKSSAGGLAKLLWIIALLVFPLVGLIAWFLFGPKG from the coding sequence ATGGGTATCGAAGTCGGCGGTTTATTAGGTTTGATCTGGCTCGTCATTGTCGTATGGGCCATCGTAAAAGTCGCCAAGAGTTCGGCCGGTGGGCTGGCCAAACTGCTTTGGATTATCGCGCTGCTGGTATTTCCCCTCGTTGGGCTGATTGCTTGGTTCTTGTTTGGCCCTAAAGGGTAG
- a CDS encoding ATP-binding protein, giving the protein MRRVLGHGTFLRFYLLLGLALCVVFFIALGGRSFIEQVRREDYREQLAALPMSLMTQQLADVPMEEREVLLGEFSEQLGMQLALRSLSEAPLGYFERARIERGTVLVSEEPWQLRQRLPTSSSGEQWMLEATFGSWSERQWQGSMVLLGEWLAEMPAEDRLTALTRLRPGSWPLSLLNALPDDLTTEQQFQLTLGGVITRLVSDKLSITLLYQLPNDADDAEQWLQAGPISRGDTLPLNLHLPLLVALMVVLSLIVYLIMRSIESRMARLELAATRIASGRLETRVKVESGDFLGRLGMAFNGMANQVQSLLRGQQEMIRAVSHELRTPVARIRFAVQMVEDMTDQPAIQRQLQGIDADIAELDELVDEILTYARLGGETVNGAELEMALVECRAMAERVIDTLAPLHSGQQLTLVPGPDIELLAEPRYLQRALQNLVGNACRYGKSQVVIRLWDEPHLVRIDVEDDGPGIPFEARADIFKPFARLDDSRARSSGGYGLGLSIVQKIMAGHGGSVTVDSSPALGGARFTLLIPRRDSPV; this is encoded by the coding sequence ATGCGGCGAGTGCTTGGTCACGGCACGTTTTTGCGCTTCTACCTGCTGCTGGGGTTGGCGCTCTGCGTGGTGTTTTTCATCGCGCTGGGCGGGCGCTCCTTCATCGAGCAGGTGCGCCGTGAAGATTATCGGGAGCAGCTCGCCGCGCTGCCCATGTCCTTGATGACCCAACAGCTTGCCGACGTGCCCATGGAGGAGCGTGAAGTCCTGCTTGGGGAGTTTTCGGAGCAGTTGGGTATGCAACTGGCGCTACGCAGTCTCAGCGAGGCACCGCTTGGCTATTTCGAGCGAGCGCGCATCGAGCGGGGAACGGTGTTGGTGTCAGAAGAGCCGTGGCAACTGCGCCAGCGCCTGCCGACGTCCAGCAGCGGTGAGCAGTGGATGCTGGAGGCCACGTTTGGGTCTTGGAGCGAGCGTCAGTGGCAGGGCAGCATGGTGCTGTTGGGCGAATGGTTGGCCGAGATGCCCGCCGAGGATCGGCTCACGGCGCTCACACGGCTGCGCCCTGGCAGCTGGCCGCTGAGTCTGCTCAATGCGTTGCCCGACGACCTGACCACCGAACAGCAGTTTCAACTCACCCTGGGCGGGGTGATTACCCGCCTTGTGTCGGACAAACTCTCCATTACCTTACTGTATCAGTTACCGAACGACGCCGACGACGCGGAGCAGTGGCTTCAAGCAGGCCCGATTTCCCGAGGAGACACGCTGCCACTGAACTTGCACTTGCCACTGCTGGTGGCGTTGATGGTCGTGCTTAGCCTGATTGTTTACCTGATCATGCGCAGCATCGAATCGCGCATGGCACGTTTGGAGCTAGCCGCCACGCGCATCGCCAGCGGGCGCTTGGAAACCCGTGTCAAAGTGGAGAGCGGGGACTTTCTAGGCCGCTTGGGAATGGCCTTCAACGGCATGGCGAACCAGGTGCAGAGCTTGTTACGTGGCCAGCAGGAGATGATTCGCGCGGTGTCTCACGAATTGCGCACCCCGGTGGCACGTATTCGCTTTGCCGTGCAGATGGTCGAAGACATGACCGACCAGCCCGCCATTCAGCGCCAGCTACAGGGCATCGATGCCGATATCGCCGAGCTGGATGAGCTGGTGGACGAAATTTTGACTTACGCCCGCTTGGGTGGCGAGACGGTCAACGGTGCCGAGCTCGAAATGGCCCTGGTCGAATGTCGGGCCATGGCCGAGCGAGTGATCGACACGCTGGCGCCGCTACACAGCGGCCAGCAGCTGACCCTCGTGCCGGGGCCTGATATCGAGCTGCTGGCCGAACCTCGCTATCTACAGCGCGCGCTACAGAACCTGGTGGGCAATGCGTGTCGCTATGGCAAATCTCAGGTGGTGATTCGCCTGTGGGATGAGCCGCACCTGGTACGTATCGATGTGGAAGACGACGGGCCGGGGATTCCTTTCGAAGCGCGGGCCGATATCTTCAAACCCTTTGCGCGGCTGGATGATAGCCGTGCCCGCAGCTCCGGCGGCTATGGTCTGGGCCTTTCGATCGTACAGAAAATCATGGCTGGCCACGGCGGTAGCGTCACCGTGGACAGCAGCCCTGCCTTGGGCGGCGCGCGCTTTACGCTGCTGATTCCTCGTCGCGACTCGCCGGTTTAA
- a CDS encoding winged helix-turn-helix domain-containing protein has protein sequence MVDHLEQQFQALGAQDSVTPDYPDQDHVLIIEDDQRLAELTRDYLEANGFQVTLEADGAKGVDRILTLQPDLVILDLMLPGEDGLAICRRVRPNFAGPIMMLTARTDDLDQVLGLEMGADDYVPKPVQPRVLLARMRALLRRADGPAPDGEMRLKFENLEIDNATREAWLSGDRIDLTSAEFDLLWLLARNAGRVLTREEIFSDLRGIKYDGQDRSIDVRVSRIRPKIGDDPNQPHRIKTVRSKGYLFVKDS, from the coding sequence ATGGTAGATCACTTGGAACAGCAATTTCAAGCACTTGGGGCACAGGATTCGGTCACCCCCGACTACCCCGACCAGGACCACGTGCTGATCATCGAAGACGATCAGCGCTTGGCGGAGCTCACCCGCGACTACCTGGAGGCGAATGGCTTTCAAGTCACTTTGGAAGCGGATGGGGCCAAGGGGGTCGATCGCATTTTAACGCTGCAGCCCGATCTGGTGATCTTGGATCTCATGCTGCCGGGGGAAGATGGCTTGGCGATTTGCCGCCGCGTGAGACCCAATTTTGCGGGGCCTATCATGATGCTGACCGCCCGCACGGACGATCTCGATCAAGTGCTGGGGCTGGAAATGGGGGCAGACGACTACGTGCCCAAGCCCGTACAGCCGCGCGTGCTGTTGGCGCGTATGCGCGCGCTGCTGCGGCGTGCCGATGGCCCCGCCCCTGATGGTGAGATGCGCCTGAAGTTCGAAAACCTGGAAATCGACAACGCCACCCGTGAAGCGTGGCTCTCCGGCGACCGTATCGATCTCACCAGCGCCGAGTTCGATCTGCTGTGGCTGTTGGCGCGTAACGCAGGGCGCGTGCTGACCCGCGAGGAGATCTTTAGCGACCTACGCGGCATCAAGTACGACGGTCAGGACCGCTCCATCGACGTGCGCGTTTCGCGTATACGACCCAAGATCGGCGACGATCCCAATCAGCCGCACCGCATCAAAACCGTGCGCAGCAAAGGTTATCTGTTCGTCAAGGACAGCTAA
- a CDS encoding MFS transporter, producing the protein MPSAPAMPNATTYATRREIFGWAMFDFANQAYTLLIITVVFGELFTTVIVGDRNDGYRLANFLWSLALAISYLMVVISAPLCGAIMDYRAEKKRFLLFSYMATVATTAMLYFVEPGYVVLGLLLIVLSNYAYSMGESFIAAFLPELGPPDALGKISGFGWALGYIGGLVAAGFTLVVLGEATAENYERIRWVGPFAAGFFLVAALPTFLWLKERGVPKPHGVSYRHIAQQRLLGTFQELRYFKDLSIFLVSLLFSMAGVYIIIAFAFIYGAQVIGWDESVRNIMFIIVQITAAAGAIGFGFLQDKLGAKHTYQMTLALWVAAIVAIWATPALTAWLNQQWGWQWQAQHVFLIVGCLAGLSLGSSQSASRALVGVFSPLEKSAEFFGFWGLANKLAGVLGIVMLGVLQTLIGLQASILLCVGLFITAMLICVGVNERRGREAAVAWKSA; encoded by the coding sequence ATGCCGTCCGCACCCGCCATGCCTAATGCCACTACCTATGCTACCCGGCGCGAAATTTTCGGCTGGGCCATGTTTGACTTTGCTAACCAGGCCTACACGCTGCTCATTATTACCGTGGTGTTTGGCGAACTATTTACCACGGTCATCGTGGGGGATCGTAATGATGGTTATCGACTCGCCAACTTTTTGTGGAGTCTTGCCCTCGCCATCAGTTATTTGATGGTGGTGATCAGTGCGCCACTATGCGGCGCTATCATGGATTACCGTGCTGAAAAGAAACGCTTTCTGCTATTTAGCTATATGGCAACGGTGGCGACGACGGCGATGCTCTATTTTGTCGAGCCGGGTTACGTGGTGTTGGGGCTCTTGTTGATCGTGCTCTCCAACTACGCTTACTCCATGGGGGAGTCGTTTATCGCAGCCTTCTTACCCGAATTGGGGCCGCCGGATGCGCTAGGCAAAATTTCCGGCTTTGGCTGGGCGTTGGGTTATATCGGTGGTTTGGTGGCGGCTGGGTTTACCCTCGTCGTGCTGGGTGAGGCCACGGCCGAGAACTACGAGCGCATTCGCTGGGTGGGGCCGTTTGCGGCGGGCTTCTTCTTGGTGGCCGCCCTTCCCACGTTCTTATGGCTTAAAGAGCGCGGCGTGCCCAAACCCCACGGTGTCTCCTATCGTCACATTGCCCAGCAGCGGTTATTGGGCACGTTCCAAGAGCTCCGTTACTTCAAAGATTTAAGTATCTTTTTAGTCTCTCTGCTGTTCTCCATGGCGGGGGTCTATATCATTATCGCCTTTGCCTTTATTTATGGCGCGCAAGTGATCGGGTGGGATGAGAGCGTGCGCAACATCATGTTCATCATCGTACAAATCACGGCAGCGGCTGGGGCCATCGGGTTTGGCTTTCTGCAGGATAAACTCGGGGCCAAGCACACCTACCAAATGACCCTGGCTCTGTGGGTGGCCGCGATCGTGGCCATTTGGGCGACTCCCGCATTGACCGCATGGCTCAATCAGCAGTGGGGGTGGCAGTGGCAAGCACAGCACGTGTTCTTGATCGTGGGCTGTTTGGCCGGGTTGAGTTTGGGATCCAGTCAGTCGGCGAGCCGTGCGCTGGTGGGGGTCTTCTCGCCGTTGGAAAAGTCGGCGGAATTTTTCGGTTTCTGGGGGCTGGCGAACAAACTCGCCGGGGTGCTAGGGATCGTCATGCTCGGCGTATTGCAAACGCTGATCGGCCTGCAAGCGTCTATTCTTTTATGTGTGGGGCTGTTCATAACGGCCATGCTGATTTGCGTAGGCGTCAACGAGCGCCGTGGCCGTGAGGCAGCGGTGGCCTGGAAAAGCGCCTGA
- a CDS encoding ABC transporter substrate-binding protein — MAHGNVIKKRLLATLSLLLGCAGGTATLFADRVLADDSTASLSSLTFITEEYPPYNYLDGDRIAGTSVELLQAMLAQMGTSLDKREIRYYPWVRGYELALQRPNTVLFSTTRTPSRESRFHWVGPIAQDHVVLLARQGANIRVTSVDDAVEQGLSVAVIREDIGAQALIEAGYPDALVRPAMDNRSALHMLLHERVDLWAYSTDVAQWIAEQAGYPAEIVVPLYTLSESYLYFALNPETDPRLVAQLQQAFERVTSLSLATQAGSDG, encoded by the coding sequence ATGGCGCATGGCAACGTTATAAAAAAGCGTTTACTCGCCACCCTTTCGCTGCTGTTAGGGTGTGCTGGGGGCACCGCCACTCTGTTTGCCGACCGTGTTTTGGCTGACGACTCAACGGCATCGCTGTCATCTCTGACGTTTATCACCGAAGAGTACCCGCCTTACAACTATTTAGACGGTGACCGCATCGCGGGCACCTCCGTCGAGCTACTTCAGGCCATGCTGGCCCAAATGGGCACCTCCCTGGATAAGAGGGAGATACGCTATTATCCCTGGGTACGCGGCTACGAACTCGCCTTGCAGCGGCCAAATACGGTGCTGTTTTCCACCACTCGTACGCCGAGCCGAGAGTCGCGCTTTCACTGGGTAGGCCCCATTGCCCAGGACCATGTGGTACTGCTTGCACGCCAGGGAGCGAACATTCGCGTGACCTCGGTGGACGATGCCGTTGAACAGGGGCTGAGCGTGGCGGTCATTCGCGAAGACATTGGTGCCCAGGCACTGATCGAAGCGGGCTACCCAGACGCGCTGGTGCGACCGGCCATGGATAATCGCAGCGCGCTGCATATGTTGCTTCATGAGCGCGTCGATTTGTGGGCGTACAGTACCGATGTCGCCCAGTGGATTGCCGAACAAGCCGGCTACCCTGCAGAGATCGTGGTGCCGCTCTACACGCTGAGCGAATCTTACCTATACTTTGCGCTGAACCCTGAGACGGACCCGCGTCTCGTTGCTCAGTTGCAGCAGGCCTTCGAGCGCGTCACGTCGCTCTCGCTGGCCACACAGGCAGGTAGCGATGGTTAA
- a CDS encoding TIGR02281 family clan AA aspartic protease: MVTHRPQRGGIVMMLLFWVLLMAVGTWWIQGGLEQMWQPNVHLMNTAPDNAPVTLKRNRAGHFEAPGRINGEPVTFLLDTGATYVAVPAELAKRLGLAPGRRAWFNTANGRVEGNLTQLDEVALGGIRMRNVQGSISPGMERDTVLLGMSFLNQLAIEIRGGEMVLKLPEP, encoded by the coding sequence ATGGTGACACACCGGCCGCAGCGCGGCGGCATCGTGATGATGCTGCTATTTTGGGTACTGCTCATGGCAGTGGGCACTTGGTGGATTCAAGGCGGCCTGGAGCAGATGTGGCAGCCGAATGTGCACCTGATGAACACCGCTCCGGATAACGCCCCGGTGACGCTCAAGCGAAACCGAGCGGGGCATTTTGAAGCACCAGGTCGCATCAACGGAGAGCCCGTCACGTTTTTGCTGGATACCGGGGCCACCTACGTGGCGGTGCCTGCCGAGCTGGCCAAGCGTCTGGGCTTGGCGCCTGGACGGCGCGCTTGGTTCAACACGGCCAATGGTCGCGTGGAGGGCAACCTGACCCAGCTAGACGAAGTGGCGTTGGGTGGCATACGCATGCGCAATGTGCAGGGTTCCATCAGCCCCGGTATGGAGCGCGACACGGTCCTATTGGGCATGAGCTTTTTGAATCAGTTAGCCATCGAAATACGCGGGGGAGAGATGGTGCTCAAGCTGCCAGAACCTTAG
- a CDS encoding LysR family transcriptional regulator — MIELRHLRTLLALRETGSLVEAAERVHLTQSALSHQLKDLESRVDSALFVRKTRPVEFTRAGLRLLALADEILPEVRKAERDLARLAGTEQGRLHMAIECHSCFQWLMPTVDYFRDHWPEVEIDIPSGHHFDPLPALSREQLDLVITADPQPLEGVHYVPLFRYEGLLAVARQHRFAGQPYITPDALADETLITYPVEQSRLDVFTQFLAPANVRPKEIRTAELTIMMMQLVASGRGVCALPNWALTEYLERDYVSAVKLGDQGIWSTLYAAIREESADAPWMQDFLRTAKETSFAVLSGIKPASRDEESAA; from the coding sequence ATGATTGAATTACGCCATCTGCGCACCCTGCTGGCCCTGCGCGAAACCGGCTCGCTCGTGGAAGCCGCCGAGCGGGTGCATTTGACGCAGTCGGCTCTTTCGCACCAATTGAAAGATCTGGAAAGCCGTGTGGATAGCGCGCTCTTCGTGCGCAAAACCCGGCCAGTGGAGTTCACGCGGGCAGGGTTACGGCTGCTGGCGCTGGCCGATGAGATTCTGCCGGAAGTCCGTAAAGCCGAGCGGGACCTGGCTCGATTGGCAGGCACCGAGCAGGGGCGGCTCCACATGGCCATCGAGTGCCATAGCTGCTTTCAGTGGCTCATGCCCACGGTGGATTACTTTCGCGACCACTGGCCGGAAGTAGAGATCGATATTCCCAGCGGGCACCACTTCGACCCGCTGCCTGCGCTTTCCCGAGAGCAGTTGGATCTGGTCATTACCGCCGACCCGCAACCGCTGGAAGGGGTGCATTACGTGCCGCTGTTTCGCTACGAGGGCCTGCTTGCCGTTGCCCGCCAGCACCGCTTCGCAGGGCAGCCCTATATCACCCCGGACGCCCTGGCCGATGAAACGCTCATTACTTACCCGGTGGAGCAGTCGCGGCTAGACGTGTTCACGCAATTTCTGGCCCCGGCCAACGTGCGCCCCAAAGAGATCCGCACGGCAGAACTCACCATCATGATGATGCAGCTGGTCGCCAGTGGCCGCGGTGTGTGTGCGCTCCCCAACTGGGCGCTCACCGAATATTTGGAGCGCGACTACGTCAGCGCCGTGAAGCTCGGCGACCAGGGCATTTGGAGCACGCTCTATGCGGCCATAAGGGAAGAGAGCGCCGACGCGCCATGGATGCAGGACTTTTTGCGCACTGCGAAAGAGACCTCTTTCGCAGTGCTTTCGGGGATTAAACCGGCGAGTCGCGACGAGGAATCAGCAGCGTAA